From one Sphaeramia orbicularis chromosome 9, fSphaOr1.1, whole genome shotgun sequence genomic stretch:
- the LOC115425994 gene encoding nuclear factor 7, brain-like — protein MAEKKIELVERFLSCHVCSETFRDPVSLSCNHRFCSNCLKEFWKKTKNKNCPICKRKSSNDHPGVDFTLKELADSFAGRLNVGSSETEKGEKEVEVVCSKHQEEPKLFCKDENRAVCSICEFSLHETHTVVPVGKAVTEMKDQLKSDLKSLQEKKKKYEETQKTYNEIIQHLKKQVLFTENQIRTEFNKLQQFLKEEEESRLAALREEEEQKRRSVIREMKRIEEQMSSVSDSICAVEEELQKASAPFLISCKDTQSRARAQCSVSEPQLISGALIHVDKHLGNLSFRVWDKMRDKVHFSPVILDPNTAHGRLHLSDDLTSVRYGDTYQHLPDNPERNIIYANVHGSEGFNAGKHSWDVEVGDHPKWILGLVEESVERKGERFVSPKYGMWCLWHCNREYTDGLGRTVTVQTSPQRIRVELDYDRGEVSFYNAEDKTHIYTHRHTFTEKLYPLISVGKAGEAKTTDIKICQRDFSVVQGEMKM, from the coding sequence ATGGCTGAGAAGAAGATTGAACTTGTTGAACGTTTCCTGAGTTGTCATGTGTGTTCAGAGACGTTCAGAGACCCTGTGTCTCTGAGCTGTAACCACAGATTTTGTTCAAACTGCTTGAAGGAATTCTGGAAGAAAACTAAGAACAAAAACTGTCCCATTTGTAAAAGAAAATCCTCAAATGACCATCCAGGTGTGGACTTCACTCTGAAAGAACTGGCTGATTCATTTGCTGGGAGACTGAACGTTGGATCATCTGagacagaaaaaggagaaaaggaggtggaggtggtctgcagcaaacatcaagaagaacctaaactgttctgtaaagatgaaaacagagctgtgtgTTCTATCTGTGAGTTCTCTCTTCATGAAACTCACACTGTGGTTCCTGTAGGAAAAGCAGTTACTGAAATGAAAGATCAGCTGAAATCTGACTTAAAGTCTctacaggaaaagaagaagaaatatgaggaaacacagaaaacatacaatgaaataatCCAACACTTAAAGAAACAGGTTTTGTTCACAGAGAATCAGATCAGAACAGAGTTCAACAAACTCCAGCAGTtcctgaaagaggaagaggagtccagactggcagctctgagggaggaagaggagcagaagaggaggagtgtgatcagagagatgaagaggattgaggagcagatgtcctctgtgtcagacagtatctgtgctgttgaagaagagctgcagaaagccaGCGCTCCATTCCTCATCAGTTGTAAAGACACTCAGAGCAGAGCCAGAGCCCAGTGCTCAGTGTCAGAGCCACAGCTGATCTCAGGAGCACTGATCCATGTGGACAAACACCTGGGCAACCTGTCCTTCAGAGTCTGGGACAAGATGAGGGACAAGGTCCACTTCAGCCCCGTCATCCTGGACCCAAACACTGCACATGGACGCCTCCATCTGTCTGATGATCTGACCAGTGTGAGATATGGAGACACTTATCAACATCTTCCCGATAATCCAGAAAGAAACATTATCTATGCCAATGTTCATGGCTCTGAGGGCTTCAACGCAGGGAAACACAGCTGGGACGTGGAGGTGGGAGACCATCCTAAATGGATTTTAGGTTTGGTTGAAGAGTCAGTTGAAAGGAAGGGAGAGAGATTTGTTTCACCAAAATATGGAATGTGGTGTTTATGGCATTGCAACAGAGAATACACTGACGGTCTTGGTCGAACTGTGACAGTGCAGACGAGTCCACAGAGGATCAGAGTTGAACTGGACTATGACAGGGGGGAGGTGTCCTTCTACAACGCTGAAGACAAGACTCACATCTACACTCACAGACACACTTTCACTGAGAAACTCTACCCTCTTATCTCTGTTGGAAAAGCTGGTGAAGCTAaaaccactgatattaaaatctgtCAGAGAGATTTCTCTGTCGTTCAGGGAGAAATGAAAATGTGA
- the LOC115425962 gene encoding nuclear factor 7, ovary-like yields MAERAILEGFLSCHVCSETFRDPVSLSCNHSFCSNCLKEFWEKTENRNCPICKRKSSKDHRLVNFSLKELADSFAGRLNVGSSETEKGEKKVEVVCRKHQEEPKLFCKDENRAVCSICDVSVHDTHTVVPVEEAVTEMKDELKSDLKSLQEKKKKYEETEEIYNEIIQHLKKQVLFTENQIRAEFNKLQQFLKEEEESRLAALREEEEQKRRSVIREMKRIEEQMSSVSDSICAVEEELQKASAPFLISCKDTQSRARAQCSVSEPQLISGALIHVDKHLGNLSFRVWDEMRDKVHFSPVILDPNTAHGRLHLSDDLTSVRYGDTYQHLPDNPERFTRYFDALGCEGFNSGKHSWDVEVGDHPKWILGLAKESVDRKGEAGLSPQYGIWCLKHLSGKYTNGPGRTVTVQTSPQRIRVELDYDRGEVSFYNAEDKTHIYTYTDTFTEKLYALISVGKATDVNTTDIKICQSE; encoded by the coding sequence ATGGCAGAGAGAGCTATTCTTGAAGGTTTCCTGAGTTGTCATGTGTGTTCAGAGACGTTCAGAGACCCTGTGTCTCTGAGCTGTAACCACAGCTTCTGTTCAAACTGCCTGAAGGAATTCTGGGAGAAAACTGAGAACAGAAACTGTCCCATTtgtaaaagaaaatcttcaaaAGATCATCGACTTGTAAACTTCAGTCTGAAAGAACTGGCTGATTCATTTGCTGGGAGACTGAACGTTGGATCATCTGagacagaaaaaggagaaaagaaggtGGAGGTGGTCTGCAGGAAACATCAAGAAGAACCTAAACTGTTctgtaaagatgaaaacagagctgtgtgTTCTATCTGTGATGTTTCTGTCCATGACACTCACACTGTGGTTCCTGTAGAAGAAGCAGTTACTGAAATGAAGGATGAGCTGAAATCTGACTTAAAGTCTctacaggaaaagaagaagaaatatgaggaaacagaggaaataTACAATGAAATAATCCAACACTTAAAGAAACAGGTTTTGTTCACAGAGAATCAGATCAGAGCAGAGTTCAACAAACTCCAGCAGTtcctgaaagaggaagaggagtccagactggcagctctgagggaggaagaggagcagaagaggaggagtgtgatcagagagatgaagaggattgaggagcagatgtcctctgtgtcagacagtatctgtgctgttgaagaagagctgcagaaagccaGCGCTCCATTCCTCATCAGTTGTAAAGACACTCAGAGCAGAGCCAGAGCCCAGTGCTCAGTGTCAGAGCCACAGCTGATCTCAGGAGCACTGATCCATGTGGACAAACACCTGGGCAACCTGTCCTTCAGAGTCTGGGACGAGATGAGGGACAAGGTCCACTTCAGCCCCGTCATCCTGGACCCAAACACTGCACATGGACGCCTCCATCTGTCTGATGATCTGACCAGTGTGAGATATGGAGACACTTATCAGCATCTTCCTGATAATCCAGAGAGATTCACTAGATATTTTGATGCTCTGGGGTGTGAGGGCTTCaactcagggaaacacagctGGGACGTGGAGGTGGGAGACCATCCTAAATGGATTTTAGGTTTGGCTAAAGAGTCAGTTGACAGGAAGGGAGAGGCAGGTCTTTCACCACAATATGGAATCTGGTGTTTAAAGCATCTCAGTGGAAAATACACTAATGGTCCTGGTCGGACTGTGACAGTGCAGACGAGTCCACAGAGGATCAGAGTTGAACTGGACTATGACAGGGGGGAGGTGTCCTTCTACAACGCTGAAGACAAGACTCACATCTACACCTACACAGACACTTTCACTGAGAAACTCTACGCACTTATCTCTGTTGGAAAAGCCACTGATGTTAAtaccactgatattaaaatctgtCAGAGTGAATGA
- the LOC115426312 gene encoding zinc-binding protein A33-like: protein MAERAILEGFLSCHVCSETFRDPVSLSCNHSFCSNCLKEFWKQTKKKNCPICKRKSSKDHLDVDFSLKEKADSFAGRLKDGSSETEKGEKKVEVVCRKHQEEPKLFCKDENRAVCSICDFPHHRQHTVVPVEEAVTEMKDQLKSDLKSLQEKKKKYEETQKTYNEIMKLSKKQVLFTENQIRAEFNKLQQFLKEEEESRLAALREEEEQKRRSVIREMKRIEEQMSSVSDSICAVEEELQKASAPFLISCKDTQSRARAQCSVSEPQLISGALIHVDKHLGNLSFRVWDKMRDKVHFSPVVLDPNTADGRLHLSDDLTSVRYGDTKQHLPDNPERNTYNANVYGSEGFNSGKHSWDIQVGDHPVWNIGLVKESADRKGERYPSPEYGFWCLSHLSGKYINGAGKTVTVKTSPQRIRVKLDYDRGEVSFYNAEDKTHIYTYTHTFTEKLYPYFHMGKAGNAKTTDIKICQRKISLLFT, encoded by the coding sequence ATGGCAGAGAGAGCTATTCTTGAAGGTTTCCTGAGTTGTCATGTGTGTTCAGAGACGTTCAGAGACCCTGTGTCTCTGAGCTGTAACCACAGCTTCTGTTCAAACTGCCTGAAGGAATTCTGGAaacaaactaagaaaaaaaactgtcccatttgtaaaagaaaatcttcaaaAGACCACCTAGATGTGGACTTCAGTCTGAAGGAAAAGGCTGATTCATTTGCTGGGAGACTGAAAGATGGATCATCTGagacagaaaaaggagaaaagaaggtGGAGGTGGTCTGCAGGAAACATCAAGAAGAACCTAAACTGTTctgtaaagatgaaaacagagctgtgtgTTCTATCTGTGATTTTCCTCATCATCGTCAACACACTGTGGTTCCTGTAGAAGAAGCAGTTACTGAAATGAAGGATCAACTGAAATCTGACTTAAAGTCTctacaggaaaagaagaagaaatatgaggaaacacagaaaacatacaatgaaataatgaaaCTCTCAAAGAAACAGGTTTTGTTCACAGAGAATCAGATCAGAGCAGAGTTCAACAAACTCCAGCAGTtcctgaaagaggaagaggagtccagactggcagctctgagggaggaagaggagcagaagaggaggagtgtgatcagagagatgaagaggattgaggagcagatgtcctctgtgtcagacagtatctgtgctgttgaagaagagctgcagaaagccaGCGCTCCATTCCTCATCAGTTGTAAAGACACTCAGAGCAGAGCCAGAGCCCAGTGCTCAGTGTCAGAGCCACAGCTGATCTCAGGAGCACTGATCCATGTGGACAAACACCTGGGCAACCTGTCCTTCAGAGTCTGGGACAAGATGAGGGACAAGGTCCACTTCAGCCCCGTCGTCCTGGACCCAAACACTGCAGATGGACGCCTCCATCTGTCTGATGATCTGACCAGTGTGAGATATGGAGACACAAAGCAGCATCTTCCTGATAATCCAGAGAGAAACACTTACAATGCCAATGTTTATGGCTCTGAGGGCTTCaactcagggaaacacagctGGGACATACAGGTGGGAGACCATCCTGTATGGAATATCGGTTTGGTTAAAGAGTCAGCTGACAGGAAGGGAGAGAGATATCCTTCACCAGAATATGGATTCTGGTGTTTAAGCCATCTCAGTGGAAAATACATTAATGGTGCTGGTAAGACTGTGACAGTGAAGACGAGTCCACAGAGGATCAGAGTTAAACTGGACTATGACAGGGGGGAGGTGTCCTTCTACAACGCTGAAGACAAGACTCACatctacacctacacacacactttcactgaGAAACTCTACCCTTACTTTCATATGGGAAAAGCTGGTAATGCAAAAACCACTGATATCAAAATCTGTCAGAGGAAGATTTCTCTGTTGTTTACgtag
- the LOC115426308 gene encoding nuclear factor 7, ovary-like: MAEKKIELVEHCLSCPVCSETFRDPVSLSCNHSFCSNCLKEFWKQTKKKNCPICKRKSSKDHLDVDFSLKEKADSFAGRLKDGSSETEKGEKKVEVVCSKHQEEPKLFCKDENRAVCSICDFPHHRQHTVVPVEEAVTEMKDQLKSDLKSLQEKKKKYEETQKTYNEIMKLSKKQVLFTENQIRAEFNKLQQFLKEEEESRLAALREEEEQKRRSVIREMKRIEEQMSSVSDSICAVEEELQKASAPFLISCKDTQSRARAQCSVSEPQLISGALIHVDKHLGNLSFRVWDKMRDKVHFSPVVLDPNTADGRLHLSDDLTSVRYGDTKQHLPDNPERNTYNANVYGSEGFNSGKHSWDIQVGDHPVWNIGLVKESADRKGERYPSPEYGFWCLSHLSGKYINGAGKTVTVKTSPQRIRVKLDYDRGKVSFYNAEDKTHIYTYTHTFTEKLYPYFHMGKAGNAKTTDIKICQRKISLLFT, from the coding sequence ATGGCTGAGAAGAAGATTGAACTTGTTGAACATTGTCTGAGTTGTCCTGTGTGTTCAGAGACGTTCAGAGACCCTGTGTCTCTGAGCTGTAACCACAGCTTCTGTTCAAACTGCCTGAAGGAATTCTGGAaacaaactaagaaaaaaaactgtcccatttgtaaaagaaaatcttcaaaAGACCACCTAGATGTGGACTTCAGTCTGAAGGAAAAGGCTGATTCATTTGCTGGGAGACTGAAAGATGGATCATCTGagacagaaaaaggagaaaagaaggtggaggtggtctgcagcaaacatcaagaagaacctaaactgttctgtaaagatgaaaacagagctgtgtgTTCTATCTGTGATTTTCCTCATCATCGTCAACACACTGTGGTTCCTGTAGAAGAAGCAGTTACTGAAATGAAGGATCAACTGAAATCTGACTTAAAGTCTctacaggaaaagaagaagaaatatgaggaaacacagaaaacatacaatgaaataatgaaaCTCTCAAAGAAACAGGTTTTGTTCACAGAGAATCAGATCAGAGCAGAGTTCAACAAACTCCAGCAGTtcctgaaagaggaagaggagtccagactggcagctctgagggaggaagaggagcagaagaggaggagtgtgatcagagagatgaagaggattgaggagcagatgtcctctgtgtcagacagtatctgtgctgttgaagaagagctgcagaaagccaGCGCTCCATTCCTCATCAGTTGTAAAGACACTCAGAGCAGAGCCAGAGCCCAGTGCTCAGTGTCAGAGCCACAGCTGATCTCAGGAGCACTGATCCATGTGGACAAACACCTGGGCAACCTGTCCTTCAGAGTCTGGGACAAGATGAGGGACAAGGTCCACTTCAGCCCCGTCGTCCTGGACCCAAACACTGCAGATGGACGCCTCCATCTGTCTGATGATCTGACCAGTGTGAGATATGGAGACACAAAGCAGCATCTTCCTGATAATCCAGAAAGAAACACTTACAATGCCAATGTTTATGGCTCTGAGGGCTTCaactcagggaaacacagctGGGACATACAGGTGGGAGACCATCCTGTATGGAATATCGGTTTGGTTAAAGAGTCAGCTGACAGGAAGGGAGAGAGATATCCTTCACCAGAATATGGATTCTGGTGTTTAAGCCATCTCAGTGGAAAATACATTAATGGTGCTGGTAAGACTGTGACAGTGAAGACGAGTCCACAGAGGATCAGAGTTAAACTGGACTATGACAGGGGGAAGGTGTCCTTCTACAACGCTGAAGACAAGACTCACatctacacctacacacacactttcactgaGAAACTCTACCCTTACTTTCATATGGGAAAAGCTGGTAATGCAAAAACCACTGATATCAAAATCTGTCAGAGGAAGATTTCTCTGTTGTTTACgtag